A stretch of the Ignavibacteria bacterium genome encodes the following:
- a CDS encoding UbiX family flavin prenyltransferase, producing the protein MKESKSKIVVGITGSSGSIYAVEFLKKTEANKYLIVSKWGKVVLQDETGESENTLKPYVKKIFKDEDLTAPPASGSNNLDAFVILPATTSTIGKIASGIGDTLITRTAQVCLKERYKLIICVRETPLATNTLEQLAKLSSYGALIMPISPPLYFVPKTVDEYINSFVEKLQGVLGIRETRGWRAEEFE; encoded by the coding sequence ATGAAAGAAAGTAAATCAAAAATCGTTGTAGGTATTACTGGTTCGTCAGGTTCAATTTATGCAGTTGAGTTTTTGAAAAAAACTGAAGCGAACAAATATTTAATCGTCAGTAAATGGGGAAAAGTTGTTTTGCAGGACGAGACCGGCGAAAGCGAAAATACTCTCAAGCCGTATGTTAAAAAAATTTTCAAGGATGAAGATTTAACCGCGCCGCCTGCTTCGGGATCAAATAATTTGGATGCATTTGTAATTCTTCCTGCAACAACTTCCACAATCGGGAAAATTGCTTCAGGTATCGGCGATACGTTAATCACTAGAACTGCGCAAGTTTGTTTGAAAGAAAGGTACAAGCTGATCATTTGTGTCCGCGAAACTCCGCTTGCAACTAATACACTCGAACAGCTTGCAAAACTTTCAAGTTATGGAGCACTCATTATGCCGATTTCTCCTCCGCTTTATTTCGTTCCGAAAACTGTCGACGAGTATATAAATTCATTTGTCGAAAAACTTCAGGGAGTTTTGGGAATTCGTGAAACTCGCGGCTGGAGAGCAGAGGAATTTGAATGA